A single region of the Candidatus Sysuiplasma acidicola genome encodes:
- a CDS encoding ABC transporter permease subunit: MNSMRNKLNIGLAYDLYRSLTSKSFISSVALMLSISIIVGASLIGGITNPSENGINIDHAYFYENSSYHQVSYFFDATGNPLTHLSVSFVVLNQTNRVFSAETTTSTNGFANFTFSPPILTEQFIAYENYSYAGEEFSTNVILNASNHSMNYMSGLGYQINPVAKPRDPYGDNLLIFYLGENGTRSSTVKVYLAKASGLTGVETNGSNSYNKYNSKKLVATISDFCLTIVNVPVGPSGISQFFNVFIYSANNTLLAESVNLRLSFPSPGYQAADEAAIFSSAYLPVLGSMIAFLIAYTNYGRLFSAGVMDSILVRPITRGRLFLSRWISSAISLFTFPLLIFATLDMLIFWRFSSLIPLPVYTILLTGIYFSFLAFLGIVLALSNVVKSDSVLFGSTLFILIVFTVLWGSIGQLIGGFLGISPPIGVGVPGVSENYLSLQLLTYYLNPVGGITLASTAVTGNFENFIQPISASPYSPTAIRIVLEGVAWTVFTLAVSYFTAIKTRR, encoded by the coding sequence ATGAATTCAATGAGGAATAAGCTCAATATCGGCCTAGCTTACGACTTGTATCGATCTCTGACAAGTAAATCATTCATATCCTCAGTGGCGCTGATGCTATCGATATCGATAATTGTGGGCGCCAGCCTTATAGGTGGCATAACGAACCCCTCGGAAAACGGCATAAACATTGACCATGCTTACTTTTACGAAAACTCCTCCTATCATCAGGTTAGCTACTTCTTCGATGCAACAGGTAATCCTCTGACACATCTATCGGTTTCGTTTGTTGTGTTGAATCAGACGAATCGTGTATTTTCGGCTGAAACCACTACAAGCACTAACGGTTTTGCGAACTTCACCTTCAGTCCGCCGATCTTAACAGAGCAGTTCATAGCTTATGAGAATTATTCATACGCCGGAGAAGAATTTTCGACAAACGTAATCTTGAACGCTTCAAACCATTCCATGAATTACATGTCAGGATTGGGATATCAAATTAACCCTGTTGCAAAACCGCGCGACCCTTATGGGGACAACCTTTTGATTTTCTATTTGGGTGAAAACGGAACAAGGTCTTCAACGGTCAAAGTCTATCTTGCAAAGGCCAGTGGCCTCACCGGGGTCGAAACAAATGGTTCTAACAGTTACAACAAATACAACAGTAAGAAACTCGTTGCCACAATTTCTGATTTTTGTTTAACAATAGTAAATGTACCTGTTGGACCTTCCGGGATCTCCCAGTTTTTTAATGTCTTTATATATTCCGCCAATAATACCCTCTTGGCAGAGAGTGTCAACCTCAGATTGAGTTTTCCCTCACCGGGTTATCAGGCGGCCGATGAGGCAGCCATATTTTCGTCAGCTTATCTTCCTGTACTAGGCTCCATGATAGCATTCCTGATAGCTTATACCAACTATGGAAGGCTGTTTTCGGCAGGTGTTATGGACAGTATCCTTGTAAGGCCAATCACGCGCGGGAGGTTGTTTCTGTCCAGATGGATTTCCTCGGCAATATCACTGTTCACCTTTCCTTTGCTCATATTCGCCACCTTAGATATGCTGATTTTTTGGAGGTTTAGCTCTCTCATCCCCTTGCCGGTTTATACCATTCTGCTGACCGGAATCTATTTTTCCTTTTTGGCCTTTCTGGGCATCGTACTCGCACTGTCCAATGTAGTAAAGTCGGACTCGGTGCTCTTCGGTTCGACACTTTTCATTTTGATAGTCTTTACAGTCCTATGGGGCAGCATTGGCCAATTAATTGGAGGATTCCTCGGCATTTCCCCTCCGATCGGCGTTGGAGTGCCTGGGGTGAGCGAGAACTACTTGTCCCTGCAGCTGCTCACTTACTATCTCAATCCAGTAGGAGGAATTACTCTTGCATCCACAGCGGTGACCGGCAATTTTGAAAATTTCATTCAGCCCATTTCTGCGTCCCCATATTCGCCGACAGCGATCAGGATTGTGTTGGAAGGAGTTGCATGGACAGTTTTTACCTTGGCCGTTTCATATTTCACTGCGATAAAGACTCGGCGATGA